From Deinococcus terrestris, the proteins below share one genomic window:
- a CDS encoding helix-turn-helix domain-containing protein, producing MTMEAGKYTARVTFRELLEARGLTAYRVATEGRGTVSRNAVYALARGEADRVDLGTLGKLADVLERLTGDRVTVGDLLTLERTP from the coding sequence ATGACTATGGAAGCGGGGAAGTACACGGCGCGGGTGACGTTCCGGGAGCTGCTCGAGGCGCGGGGGCTGACCGCGTACCGGGTCGCCACTGAGGGCCGGGGGACGGTTTCGCGGAATGCCGTGTATGCCCTGGCCCGGGGGGAGGCGGACCGGGTAGACCTCGGGACGCTCGGGAAGCTGGCGGACGTGCTCGAGCGGCTGACCGGGGACCGGGTGACGGTGGGGGACCTGCTGACCCTCGAGCGGACCCCATGA